GGCCTCGATCAATTCGAGCCGCTCCTTCACGCGGTCGGGATTGCGCGCCGACTTCTTCGTTTGCGGATCGTCGAGGAACGCGAAGTCGGGCCGAGCGCCGTCGACGTTCAGGCCGCGGATCGCACCGTCGAGCCCGCTCGCGGCGAGGATCGTACCGGAGGCCTTGCTGCCGGGAATGCGCGGCAGGATGATCCGATCTTTGCCCCACTCCATCCCCGTCGGCTCGTCGTTGTACGTCAAGCCGTTGCAACGATTGGCGATGTTGCCGACCTTCCGGACCGCGACGCAGACCTCGGGATAATCTTCGAGCAGCTTGTCGTTCGTGAGGAGCTGCGTCTTGACGTCGGCCAGCAGTCCGACGCCGAGCTTCTTGATCGCTCCGATCAGCACGCCGAACTTGATCGCCCCTTTCAGAATGCCGAACAGCACGCCGGCCTTGCCGATCGTCGACTTGCCGCCGCCGCGCGGCATGCAACTCGGGAGTTGTCCGCCGCTTTCGAGCACGGTCTGCAGGTCGCGTGCAATGTCTTCGAGGTCGGGGGACCAACCGAAGCTAAACCAGTGCGCAAGATACGTGTCGCACCAGAGGCGTAAGTTCTCCTCGGCGGCTGCGCGCCGGGCCGGATCTTTCACCGGCGGCAGCGAGCCGATCTCGCGGCCGCTCTTGCTCTTCTCCTTGTTCCGCTCGTTCTCGCGTTCCTTCTTCGCCTCGTAGCTCTCGACCGACGACCGCGACGCGCGAACCGTTTCCGCGGAAACCGTCGGGAAGTGCAGCTCGCCGCCGAGCCAGCCGGCGTAGCGTAAGAGATCGATCGTCTTACCGTCGCCGATCCGCGTGCCGGCCCGCATCCGATGACGGCGCATGCGGCCGTCGTCGAGCACTTGGCCCGCGGCCGTCGAGTTCAGGATCCGGCAGAGTTCGGCCGGTTTGAGTTTGCGAGGATCGGTTGCCACGTCCCGAATAATCGTTACCAGCGCCGCTGCCGCCGCCGCGATCGGATCACGAGCCATGCGTCTCGCCCTCCGAATCGCAGCGCGCACGCCGAATGTGAACTACGGTTTTCGTAGCCTGCATGCTGTTTGCTCAGCGTGTGGGTTAGAGGACCGTCGCAGCGTCAACTGCGGCGGTCCTCGTCTTTGGTTACTCGACCTGGCCGGCAAGCCAGGCCGTGTAATGAATCAAGTGCATCGTGCCGTCGCCGTTCCGCGGGGCCCCGCGGGCGACGTCGTCGCGGATGTGCTGCTCGGTGATCAGCTTTCCGCCGGCCTTCGTGAGCAGCTCGGCGAGCTGCTTGGTCGTGAGCGCCGTCGCGGCGGCGGTGTTGGGTTTCGTCATGCCGCCCGCTTCGAATTTTTCGGTTTCGGTTTCGTCTTAGCCGTCGGCTTCTTCGGCTCGTCGGCCGCGGGCTCGCGCGTCGCCTTCTTGCCCGTGAATTCTTCCCACCGCCGCACGATCACGTCGCAATAGAGCGGGTCGAACTCCATCAGGAACGCGTGTCGCCCGAGCTGCTCCGCTCCGATGAGCGTCGAGCCGCTGCCGCCGAACAGGTCGAGCACGTTCTCACCGGGCTTCGACGAGTATTGCATCGCGCGAGTCGCGAGCTCGACGGGCTTCTCCGTAAGGTGAACCATCTTCTGGCCGGGAACCTTCTTCACGCGCCAAACGTCGAGCGGCGAGTTGAAGACGTTCACCGCCACGCCGTCGTCGGATTCGAGCTTCACGACGCGCAGCCTTCGATCTTCGCTCGGCGGAAGCACGTCGACGCGAGCACCGTCTGCGGCTTCGAGCCGCACTCCCTTGCCGATCTGGCACGAGCCTTCGGCCACGCGCGAGAGTTCCCACGTGTCGGTCGAGGTCATCGCGCCGAAGAAGCGATGGTTCTTCCCGGTCCAGCCGTAGGAGCAGAGCTCGAAGTTGCCGTTGAAATCTTTGCGCGACAGCGCCGGGTGCTCTTTAATCCACACGATGACTTGCGCGAGATGTACGCCGACGCTACGGAGCGCGCGAGGATAGTTCTCAAGATTGACGTAACCGCCCCACAGGTAGAACGCGCTGCCGGGTTCCAACGCGTACGCCATATTGCCGAACCACTTCAACAACACCGCGTCGAAATCTTCGGCCGACATCGAGTCGTTGGTGAGCGGCCGATCTTTGGCGCGTTGCTCGAGACCGCCGCCGTTCTTCACTCGATCGCTGCGCGGTTGGACCGCGACGTTGTACGGCGGATCCATGTGCGCGAGTTGCGCCTTCTTTCCGCCGAGCAAACGGTCGACGTCGGCCCGCGAGCTGGAGTCGCCGCATAACAAACGATGGTAGCCGAGGACGTAGAGATCGCCGCG
This portion of the Planctomycetia bacterium genome encodes:
- a CDS encoding ParB N-terminal domain-containing protein; protein product: MKIVDRKISEIKPYEQNPRINDAAVDAVAASIKAFGFRKPIVVDADGVIICGHTCFRAAIKLGMTKVPTHVAADLSEAQVKALRLVDNRTAELAEWDWQKLALEVADLGEEEFELADFGFSEEFLTAMLDVGPLDGLTDPDHVPPLPSKAKTKRGDLYVLGYHRLLCGDSSSRADVDRLLGGKKAQLAHMDPPYNVAVQPRSDRVKNGGGLEQRAKDRPLTNDSMSAEDFDAVLLKWFGNMAYALEPGSAFYLWGGYVNLENYPRALRSVGVHLAQVIVWIKEHPALSRKDFNGNFELCSYGWTGKNHRFFGAMTSTDTWELSRVAEGSCQIGKGVRLEAADGARVDVLPPSEDRRLRVVKLESDDGVAVNVFNSPLDVWRVKKVPGQKMVHLTEKPVELATRAMQYSSKPGENVLDLFGGSGSTLIGAEQLGRHAFLMEFDPLYCDVIVRRWEEFTGKKATREPAADEPKKPTAKTKPKPKNSKRAA